In Paenibacillus sp. FSL R7-0345, a single window of DNA contains:
- a CDS encoding DUF1657 domain-containing protein, with protein MTVASQVKTCLSSLKSAQASLEQFAMETQNEEAKTLFTNAAEQTQQIVEQVEGRVTQLEKEEPQYRGF; from the coding sequence ATGACCGTTGCTTCGCAAGTGAAAACCTGCCTGTCTTCGCTCAAAAGCGCCCAGGCCAGCCTTGAGCAGTTTGCTATGGAGACCCAGAATGAGGAAGCCAAGACCCTGTTTACCAATGCCGCTGAACAGACTCAGCAGATCGTTGAACAGGTTGAAGGCCGGGTTACCCAGCTGGAGAAGGAAGAGCCGCAGTATAGAGGTTTTTAG
- a CDS encoding Gfo/Idh/MocA family oxidoreductase — protein MTAQYRVAVAGCGAMANEWISYALKRPDTEIVALVDIRIEAAEAMAGKHGLAAASFTDIKQAIQETGANLVFDVTIPSSHYHIASAALELGCDVFSEKPLAESLEQCTEIVAVAGRTGRSHAVMQNRRYDPRIRSLRHLAEAGTIGRIGFVGASFFLAPHFGGFRDAMDSPLLLDMAIHTFDQARFISGADPVTVYCQEFNPPGSWYAGNAAAVCIFEMSDGSVFCYQGSWCAEGAPTSWEASWRVQGERGAILWDGTGMPYAEVIRDSGNAEPFLREYERIEAEEVPMEETFHHGCLREMFQSLSEQRPAETDCRDNIYSMAMVIGALESARTGRKLEITDLLNRAGAELQQKAGI, from the coding sequence ATGACAGCACAATATCGTGTGGCTGTGGCCGGCTGCGGAGCCATGGCCAATGAGTGGATCAGCTATGCCCTAAAGCGGCCAGATACAGAAATTGTAGCTCTGGTCGATATCCGGATCGAGGCGGCTGAAGCAATGGCTGGCAAGCATGGTCTTGCAGCAGCTTCGTTCACAGATATTAAACAGGCTATTCAGGAGACAGGAGCCAATCTGGTTTTTGATGTGACTATTCCCTCCAGCCATTATCATATTGCTTCTGCAGCGCTTGAGCTGGGCTGTGATGTGTTCAGCGAGAAGCCGCTGGCAGAATCGCTGGAGCAGTGCACAGAGATTGTAGCCGTTGCCGGACGGACCGGCCGGTCCCATGCGGTCATGCAGAACCGCCGCTATGACCCGCGCATCCGCTCGCTCCGGCATCTGGCTGAAGCAGGGACGATCGGCCGGATTGGATTCGTGGGGGCAAGCTTTTTCCTGGCTCCGCATTTCGGCGGCTTCAGGGATGCAATGGACAGCCCGCTGCTGCTCGATATGGCGATCCATACCTTCGACCAGGCCAGGTTCATCAGCGGCGCCGATCCGGTTACGGTGTACTGCCAGGAGTTTAATCCTCCAGGCTCCTGGTATGCCGGCAATGCTGCGGCTGTCTGTATCTTTGAGATGTCGGACGGCTCCGTATTCTGCTATCAGGGCTCCTGGTGTGCTGAAGGGGCACCTACCTCCTGGGAGGCATCCTGGCGGGTGCAGGGTGAGCGGGGTGCTATCCTGTGGGACGGCACGGGTATGCCTTATGCCGAGGTGATCCGGGACAGCGGAAACGCGGAACCTTTTCTGCGGGAGTATGAGCGGATTGAAGCAGAAGAAGTTCCAATGGAAGAGACCTTCCATCACGGCTGCCTTCGTGAAATGTTCCAGTCTCTCAGTGAGCAGCGGCCTGCTGAAACAGACTGCCGGGATAACATTTATAGTATGGCCATGGTAATCGGTGCTCTGGAGAGTGCCAGAACCGGACGCAAGCTGGAAATCACCGACTTGTTGAACCGGGCAGGCGCGGAGCTGCAGCAGAAAGCCGGTATCTAG
- a CDS encoding DUF421 domain-containing protein, with protein MPEWLEVIVRTIFAVVVLFFLTKLLGKRQVSQLSFFEYITGITIGSVAAYISLDTDKTWHLGIIALLVWVAFSLGIEYLQIKSKKARDFIDFKSSVLIKDGKIMEDTLRKEKLTTDELLEELRKKDVFTVANVEFAIMESDGAVNVLLKKENQPLTPKDLGMKVAPEKETQAVIMDGKILDKPLDDLNLSRSWLKGELEKQGLTVENVFLGQVDSYGELTVDLYADKVQVPQPQDKPQLYALLKKCEADLELFSLSTSNQEAKQLYGESSDKLQKLLQELKPFIQN; from the coding sequence ATGCCGGAATGGCTAGAGGTCATTGTACGAACTATATTTGCTGTTGTGGTCTTGTTCTTTTTGACCAAGCTGCTTGGCAAAAGACAGGTTTCACAGCTTTCTTTTTTTGAGTATATTACGGGAATTACCATAGGTAGTGTGGCAGCTTATATTTCGCTGGATACGGACAAGACATGGCATCTGGGGATAATTGCCCTGCTCGTGTGGGTGGCCTTTTCACTGGGGATCGAATATCTGCAGATTAAAAGCAAAAAGGCCCGTGATTTCATTGACTTTAAATCAAGCGTACTGATCAAGGACGGCAAGATTATGGAGGATACGCTGCGTAAAGAAAAGCTGACTACGGATGAGCTGCTGGAGGAGCTGCGCAAAAAGGATGTTTTTACGGTGGCCAATGTGGAGTTTGCGATTATGGAGTCGGACGGTGCCGTTAATGTTCTGCTTAAAAAGGAAAATCAGCCGCTGACCCCCAAGGATCTGGGGATGAAGGTGGCGCCTGAAAAGGAGACGCAGGCAGTCATCATGGACGGCAAAATATTGGATAAACCGCTGGATGATCTCAATTTGTCGCGCAGCTGGCTGAAGGGGGAGCTGGAAAAGCAGGGTCTTACGGTGGAGAATGTTTTTCTGGGGCAGGTGGATTCCTACGGGGAGCTGACGGTTGATCTTTATGCCGACAAGGTGCAGGTGCCGCAGCCCCAGGACAAGCCGCAGCTCTATGCCCTCCTCAAAAAATGCGAAGCGGATCTGGAGCTGTTCAGTCTATCCACCAGCAACCAGGAAGCGAAACAGTTGTACGGGGAAAGCTCGGACAAACTGCAGAAGCTGCTGCAGGAATTGAAGCCCTTTATTCAAAACTGA
- a CDS encoding DUF3221 domain-containing protein: protein MFRWKTAGICLGLFSLLLAGCAEPENAGDESRNAAPAASFSPEPANGAGTSPRQLPAADPEAIKLFLAEKALANGDIYLENNQVHINIVGLNSGVEELFAGSFSPGSYTLHDVKFSAGELEAAQKLLAERDLHNQLNLYGSWVDVMQNKLAVSVPDDYLKNAEEALNQLIDPGMIRFEAQELGEPSVTGTIVEVKSDTVDSILILEPGKEQPTYWFSFNDRSELYDASGQKIEVSGLKTGQQVHIWGTGTVLDSLPAQATVRRIELME, encoded by the coding sequence ATGTTCAGATGGAAAACAGCAGGAATCTGCTTGGGCTTGTTTAGCCTTTTGCTTGCAGGCTGTGCGGAACCGGAGAATGCGGGAGATGAGAGCCGTAACGCTGCGCCAGCGGCAAGTTTTTCCCCGGAGCCGGCAAATGGAGCGGGAACATCGCCTAGACAACTGCCTGCAGCTGATCCTGAAGCGATCAAGCTCTTTCTGGCTGAAAAAGCTTTGGCTAACGGAGACATCTATCTGGAGAATAACCAGGTTCATATTAATATTGTTGGCTTGAACAGTGGAGTGGAGGAGCTTTTTGCAGGCAGCTTCTCTCCCGGCAGCTATACCTTACATGATGTGAAATTCTCTGCGGGTGAGCTTGAAGCCGCACAAAAGCTGCTGGCAGAGCGGGATCTGCACAATCAGCTTAATCTTTACGGTTCCTGGGTTGATGTCATGCAGAACAAGCTGGCCGTCTCCGTACCGGACGATTACCTGAAGAATGCAGAGGAGGCACTGAACCAGCTGATCGATCCCGGAATGATACGCTTTGAGGCACAGGAGCTGGGCGAGCCAAGCGTAACAGGAACGATTGTGGAAGTAAAGTCAGATACTGTAGACAGTATTCTGATCCTGGAACCGGGTAAAGAGCAACCGACCTACTGGTTCTCTTTCAATGACCGTTCGGAGCTATATGATGCTTCTGGGCAGAAAATAGAAGTTTCCGGATTGAAGACGGGACAGCAGGTGCATATCTGGGGGACGGGAACCGTTCTGGATTCCCTGCCCGCCCAAGCCACAGTCCGGAGAATTGAACTGATGGAGTAG
- a CDS encoding AraC family transcriptional regulator, translating into MSYPKELKEYPQLEEKTYPFRVFFNGCRDARPEQNILFLHWHEHFEIIVMQKGSAIFHVDSKPYPAAAGDVIIVPSGGLHVGYSLAGGDIEFVSIVFHASLFKDRNLDSQHEQFVAPYLENRYQFPVKPADQLSACADYYPLLESVIHEVQLKGPAFQLVVKNQLHLFFTLLARSFPPQQVEGRQQSDRYSVNRERFKPLLEYLDSHYDEKISIEFAAKFVNLNPYHFCKTFKKLTGRTFIDYVNLCRVDEAERLLLETNDTITEIAGKVGCDNPNYFTKLYKQYKGVTPSAARK; encoded by the coding sequence ATGTCCTATCCGAAAGAGCTTAAGGAGTATCCTCAGCTTGAAGAAAAAACCTACCCCTTCCGCGTATTCTTTAACGGGTGCAGGGATGCCCGGCCGGAGCAGAATATCCTGTTTCTGCACTGGCATGAGCATTTTGAAATTATCGTTATGCAAAAAGGCAGCGCTATCTTTCATGTGGACAGCAAACCCTATCCTGCAGCTGCAGGAGATGTGATTATTGTGCCTTCCGGCGGACTGCATGTCGGCTACAGCCTCGCTGGCGGGGACATAGAGTTTGTCTCCATCGTGTTCCATGCTTCGCTGTTCAAAGACAGGAACCTGGACTCCCAGCATGAGCAGTTTGTGGCACCGTATCTGGAGAACAGGTACCAGTTCCCGGTTAAGCCGGCAGACCAGCTTTCTGCCTGCGCTGACTACTACCCCCTGCTGGAATCCGTGATTCATGAGGTTCAGCTCAAGGGGCCGGCTTTTCAGCTGGTGGTGAAGAACCAGCTCCATCTGTTTTTTACGCTGCTGGCCCGTTCCTTTCCCCCGCAGCAGGTGGAGGGCAGGCAGCAGAGTGATCGGTATTCAGTTAACCGTGAACGTTTCAAGCCGCTGCTGGAGTATCTGGACAGCCACTATGACGAGAAGATCAGCATTGAATTCGCGGCGAAATTCGTAAATCTCAACCCTTATCATTTTTGCAAAACCTTCAAAAAGCTGACTGGGCGCACCTTCATCGATTACGTCAACCTGTGCAGGGTAGATGAGGCTGAGCGCCTGCTGCTGGAGACAAATGATACCATAACGGAAATCGCCGGCAAGGTGGGCTGTGACAATCCCAATTACTTCACAAAGCTCTATAAGCAATATAAAGGGGTTACTCCTTCTGCAGCGCGAAAATAA
- a CDS encoding sugar phosphate isomerase/epimerase: protein MEDTLRIGTLVGGGDAVRVIPQIAKHGFESYSLTFWQTTGKTDLADTAARVRELAEEHQFVISAIGVFGNPLTGAGDNADTLASWERLIDHARLFGTDIVNGFTGRLTGLSIDESLPKFAEVFGELSKRAADQGVRIAFENCSMDGNWKTGDWNIAHNPTAWEKMFNAVPADNIGLEWEPCHQMVQLIDPIPQLRKWTDKIFHVHGKDATIAWDIVKEYGIHGPKDYVWHRTPGFGDTNWTDIISILRQAGYTGTIDIEGWHDPVYRDHLEMTGQVHALNYLKTCRGGSFVPNPV, encoded by the coding sequence ATGGAAGATACACTGAGAATCGGTACACTGGTCGGAGGCGGGGATGCAGTAAGAGTGATCCCGCAGATTGCGAAGCACGGCTTTGAATCCTACAGCCTGACCTTCTGGCAGACTACAGGCAAGACAGATCTGGCTGATACGGCGGCACGGGTGCGGGAGCTTGCTGAGGAGCATCAATTTGTAATTTCGGCGATCGGGGTGTTTGGTAATCCCTTAACCGGTGCTGGTGATAACGCGGACACACTGGCCAGCTGGGAACGGCTGATTGACCATGCCCGTTTATTCGGGACTGATATCGTAAACGGTTTCACCGGCCGGCTGACCGGCCTGTCCATAGATGAGTCGCTCCCCAAATTCGCTGAGGTGTTCGGCGAGCTGTCCAAAAGAGCAGCAGATCAAGGGGTCAGAATTGCTTTTGAAAACTGCTCTATGGACGGGAACTGGAAAACCGGCGACTGGAACATTGCGCACAACCCTACCGCCTGGGAAAAAATGTTCAATGCCGTTCCGGCTGACAATATCGGCCTGGAGTGGGAGCCGTGCCATCAGATGGTTCAGCTGATTGATCCTATTCCGCAGCTGCGCAAGTGGACGGATAAAATTTTCCATGTGCATGGCAAGGATGCGACAATTGCCTGGGACATCGTGAAGGAATATGGCATCCACGGACCTAAAGATTATGTGTGGCACCGCACTCCGGGCTTCGGGGACACCAACTGGACGGATATTATAAGCATACTGCGTCAGGCGGGCTATACAGGAACGATTGACATTGAAGGCTGGCATGACCCGGTTTACCGCGATCATCTTGAAATGACGGGACAGGTTCATGCATTGAACTATCTGAAAACATGCCGGGGCGGAAGTTTTGTGCCTAATCCGGTTTAA